Proteins co-encoded in one Arachis hypogaea cultivar Tifrunner chromosome 13, arahy.Tifrunner.gnm2.J5K5, whole genome shotgun sequence genomic window:
- the LOC112791938 gene encoding amino acid transporter AVT1I, whose protein sequence is MESQNSGESLRGGTSFFKTCLNGLNALSGVGILSMPYAVSQGGWMSLILLLIVATVCWYTGLLLQRCMDAHPLIKSYPDIGEVAFGYKGRTMVAIFMYLELYLVAVEFLILEGDNLEKLFPNMDFKIGSLRIGGKAGFVLLTALAILPTTWLKSLGVLAYISIGGVVASLILIACVVCVGEVDGVGFHQKGDMIHWKRLPSSVSLFAFCYCGHAVFPTLRNSMKDRTQFYKVLIICFITSTITYGSMATIGYKMFGEHVNSQVTLNLPTKKISTKIAIYTTLINPFTKYAVIITPIANAVEETLFLYKGRPIAILIRTTIVLSTLLVALFVPFFGYVMAFIGAFLSVTCSWILPCLCYLKMNKAAQKFGIELVIIIGILFTGSIIALLGTYISVTQIVSHIKL, encoded by the exons ATGGAGAGCCAAAATTCAGGAGAATCTCTTAGAGGAGGAACATCCTTCTTCAAAACATGTTTGAACGGACTCAATGCCTTGTCAG GTGTTGGGATACTCTCAATGCCATATGCAGTGTCTCAAGGAGGGTGGATGAGTTTAATTTTGCTCCTCATTGTTGCTACTGTGTGTTGGTACACAGGATTGCTTCTTCAAAGGTGCATGGACGCACATCCATTAATCAAATCCTACCCTGACATAGGCGAGGTTGCTTTCGGTTACAAAGGAAGAACCATGGTAGCCATCTTCATGTACTTAGAGCTCTATTTAGTTGCGGTAGAGTTTCTCATACTAGAAGGTGACAACCTTGAGAAGTTGTTTCCAAACATGGATTTCAAGATTGGTAGCCTTAGAATTGGAGGCAAAGCCGGTTTTGTGTTGCTAACTGCGCTGGCAATACTACCCACAACATGGTTGAAAAGTTTGGGAGTTCTGGCCTACATTTCTATTGGTGGGGTTGTGGCTTCTCTTATTTTGATTGCTTGTGTTGTGTGTGTTGGTGAAGTTGATGGAGTTGGATTTCATCAAAAAGGAGACATGATTCATTGGAAAAGGTTGCCTTCTTCTGTGAGTCTCTTTGCGTTCTGTTATTGTGGACATGCAGTCTTTCCTACATTGCGTAATTCCATGAAAGATAGAACTCAATTTTACAAG GTTTTGATAATATGCTTCATCACAAGCACTATAACATATGGATCCATGGCTACCATAGGGTACAAGATGTTTGGAGAACATGTGAATTCGCAGGTGACCTTAAATCTTCCAACAAAGAAAATAAGCACCAAGATAGCAATTTACACAACATTAATCAACCCTTTCACTAAGTATGCTGTTATAATCACCCCAATAGCCAATGCTGTTGAAGAAACATTATTTTTGTACAAGGGTAGACCTATTGCCATCCTCATCAGAACCACTATTGTGCTAAGCACTTTGCTTGTGGCATTATTTGTTCCCTTTTTCGGCTATGTTATGGCATTTATCGGCGCATTTTTGAGTGTCACATGTTCATGGATTCTGCCATGCTTGTGCTACTTAAAGATGAACAAAGCAGCTCAAAAGTTTGGAATAGAATTGGTTATCATTATAGGAATTTTGTTTACAGGGTCAATTATTGCTCTACTTGGCACTTATATCTCTGTAACTCAGATAGTAAGTCATATCAAATTATGA